The following are encoded in a window of Thermodesulfobacterium geofontis OPF15 genomic DNA:
- the dnaG gene encoding DNA primase, with product MSFEDLFEEIKNSYDIVDVVSSYVRLKKVGKNFVGFCPFHSEKTPSFVVSPEKQIFKCFGCGAAGDVVTFYTKIKGLTFKEALLELAEKAGISVEKNFFVEKKKEKGLAEFNYKIAKFYHHLLYFHSSSKLAREYLEQRGIKEETIKNFLLGFAPQDGRVLAGYLRNTSEDLAKGEELGLIKRTSDGSYIDLFRGRIIFPIFNLKGECVGFGARALDKDAEPKYLNTPESKIFKKSEILYGFYQSKEAIKKENLGILVEGYFDFLSLWERDIKNVVATCGTALTEKHVKLMKTLTENWIIFYDGDLAGKKATLRAISLFLKEGILPKCVILSEEDDPDSWARKEGLEGETLKRKIEKLTVDAISFVINFYDEEYKINSSKAFKEIMEVFKSTEDPFLRNHIARELSFYLGIPENEILKYFVKDVYTEEIPGKPIEKAKEDVPGLRNIAQFLINYPEYYLELESSGLSRLLEFYPDTLYGRFLKHLIEEFKRGNKEIDYIPDLEFQEVLSDLLLEPPFENKEEALNHIKIYIKRELAKKEIRKVTENLKLLQVKGSKEEIERYLLILKNSITGKLIRENKF from the coding sequence ATGTCTTTCGAAGACCTTTTTGAAGAAATAAAAAATTCTTATGATATTGTAGATGTGGTTTCTTCTTATGTTAGACTTAAAAAGGTAGGAAAAAATTTTGTGGGTTTTTGTCCTTTTCATTCAGAAAAGACCCCTTCTTTTGTAGTAAGTCCTGAAAAGCAGATTTTTAAGTGTTTTGGATGTGGGGCTGCTGGTGATGTAGTTACCTTTTATACCAAAATTAAAGGATTAACTTTTAAAGAGGCACTTTTAGAACTTGCTGAAAAAGCAGGCATCTCAGTAGAGAAAAATTTTTTTGTTGAAAAGAAAAAAGAGAAAGGGTTAGCCGAGTTTAATTATAAAATTGCTAAATTCTATCATCACCTTTTATATTTTCATAGTTCTTCAAAATTGGCTCGAGAATATTTAGAACAAAGAGGTATTAAGGAAGAAACTATTAAAAACTTTCTTTTAGGTTTTGCTCCACAAGATGGTAGAGTATTAGCAGGCTATCTTAGAAATACTTCTGAAGATTTAGCTAAAGGAGAAGAGCTTGGCTTAATAAAGAGAACTTCTGATGGTTCTTATATAGACCTTTTTAGAGGAAGAATAATTTTCCCTATTTTTAATTTAAAGGGAGAATGTGTAGGATTTGGGGCAAGAGCCTTAGATAAAGATGCAGAACCCAAGTATTTAAATACTCCGGAATCAAAAATCTTTAAAAAAAGTGAAATTCTTTATGGGTTTTATCAATCAAAAGAAGCTATTAAAAAAGAAAATCTTGGTATATTAGTTGAAGGTTATTTTGATTTTCTCAGTCTATGGGAAAGAGATATTAAAAATGTAGTTGCTACTTGTGGAACAGCATTAACAGAAAAGCATGTTAAACTTATGAAAACTTTAACAGAAAATTGGATAATCTTTTATGATGGTGATTTAGCAGGTAAAAAAGCTACTCTTAGAGCTATTTCTCTCTTTTTGAAAGAAGGAATTTTACCGAAATGTGTAATACTTTCAGAGGAAGATGATCCAGATTCTTGGGCAAGAAAAGAAGGATTAGAAGGAGAAACTTTAAAAAGAAAAATAGAAAAACTTACTGTAGATGCCATTTCCTTTGTTATTAATTTTTATGATGAAGAATATAAAATTAATTCATCTAAAGCATTTAAAGAAATTATGGAGGTCTTTAAATCTACAGAAGATCCTTTTTTAAGAAATCATATAGCAAGAGAACTCAGTTTTTATTTAGGAATTCCAGAAAATGAAATTTTAAAATATTTTGTAAAAGATGTTTATACAGAAGAAATACCAGGAAAGCCTATAGAAAAAGCTAAGGAAGATGTTCCGGGGTTAAGAAACATTGCTCAATTTTTGATAAATTATCCAGAATATTATCTTGAACTTGAGTCCTCAGGGCTTTCTAGACTTCTTGAATTTTATCCAGACACTCTTTATGGTAGATTTTTAAAACATCTCATAGAAGAATTTAAAAGAGGAAATAAAGAAATTGATTATATTCCTGATTTGGAATTCCAAGAAGTTTTAAGCGATCTTCTTTTAGAACCGCCTTTTGAGAATAAAGAAGAAGCTCTTAATCATATTAAAATTTACATAAAAAGAGAGCTTGCTAAAAAAGAAATAAGAAAAGTTACAGAAAATTTAAAACTCCTTCAAGTAAAAGGCTCAAAAGAAGAAATAGAAAGATACCTTTTGATCTTAAAAAATTCGATAACAGGAAAACTTATAAGAGAAAATAAATTTTAA
- a CDS encoding sigma-70 family RNA polymerase sigma factor yields MSLQKDKKFCLFKDDVDFEEILEEEKDDWLDEEGEKLKVSKKKDTEDPIKIYFKEVFSHKLLTREDEIRIGQTIEKNEKEILREVLNYYSQLIKFYHLLIKAERSKNLHLLFKDYEELSRNSEKAKKWLEEIKTNINKLVENFGKGKKEKLIDKVIDLIYETRPTKFLLDELACEILESYEKIKEFYKFKEKLQKDYFLNERTFKKIFSLNGKHENIEKYFKKTPLENLDIEKIKKNINEFNNFIKKTNDYFGEPLEKIYKSGEKICKAFREIKKNKEELVKANLRLIISLARKYSPKGMFLSDLIQEGNIGLLKAIEKFDYRKGFKFSTYATWWIRQSITRYLAENTRTIRVPVHIIETIYKISKIISTKFYQEYGRDPTLDELAKETGHSIEKLNYIFKVMKQPISLETTIGEDEDATLRDFIEDQNTIKPDEATFNTALSEKIRELLKTLSPREEKIIRLRFGIGEREAYTLEEVGNKFGVTKERVRQIESMALRKLKHPNRIKLLKNFLIYGS; encoded by the coding sequence ATGAGCCTCCAAAAGGATAAAAAATTTTGTTTATTTAAAGATGATGTAGATTTTGAAGAAATATTGGAAGAAGAAAAAGATGATTGGTTAGATGAAGAAGGAGAAAAATTAAAGGTTTCTAAAAAGAAAGATACCGAGGATCCGATTAAAATTTATTTTAAAGAGGTTTTTTCTCATAAACTTTTGACTCGAGAAGATGAGATAAGGATAGGACAGACTATTGAAAAAAATGAAAAAGAGATTTTAAGAGAAGTTTTGAATTATTATTCTCAACTTATAAAATTTTACCATCTATTAATTAAGGCAGAAAGAAGCAAAAATCTTCATTTACTCTTTAAAGACTATGAAGAACTTTCAAGAAATAGCGAAAAAGCAAAAAAATGGTTAGAGGAGATAAAAACCAATATTAATAAATTAGTAGAAAATTTTGGAAAGGGTAAAAAGGAAAAATTAATAGATAAAGTTATAGATTTGATCTATGAAACAAGACCTACTAAGTTTTTACTTGATGAACTTGCTTGTGAAATACTTGAAAGCTATGAAAAAATCAAGGAATTTTATAAGTTTAAAGAAAAACTTCAAAAAGATTATTTTTTGAATGAAAGGACCTTTAAAAAGATTTTTTCTCTAAATGGAAAACATGAAAATATTGAAAAATACTTTAAAAAGACACCTTTAGAAAATTTAGATATAGAAAAAATTAAAAAGAACATTAACGAATTCAATAATTTTATAAAGAAAACTAATGACTATTTTGGAGAGCCTTTAGAAAAAATTTATAAAAGCGGAGAAAAAATTTGTAAAGCCTTTAGAGAGATCAAAAAGAATAAAGAGGAATTAGTAAAAGCTAATCTTAGATTAATAATTTCTCTTGCTCGCAAATATTCTCCTAAGGGGATGTTTTTAAGTGATCTTATTCAAGAAGGAAATATTGGATTATTAAAAGCTATAGAAAAATTTGATTATAGAAAGGGGTTTAAGTTTAGTACTTACGCTACCTGGTGGATAAGGCAAAGTATAACCAGATACTTAGCTGAGAATACAAGAACTATAAGGGTACCTGTTCATATAATTGAGACTATTTATAAAATAAGCAAAATCATTTCCACTAAATTTTATCAAGAATATGGAAGAGATCCTACTCTTGATGAATTAGCTAAAGAAACAGGTCATTCTATTGAAAAATTAAACTATATTTTTAAAGTTATGAAACAGCCCATTTCTCTTGAGACTACCATTGGAGAGGATGAGGATGCAACCTTGAGAGATTTTATAGAGGATCAAAATACAATTAAACCTGATGAAGCAACATTTAATACTGCACTTTCAGAAAAAATTAGAGAGCTTTTAAAAACCCTCTCCCCAAGAGAAGAAAAAATTATTAGATTAAGATTTGGAATAGGAGAAAGGGAAGCCTATACTTTAGAAGAAGTAGGTAATAAATTTGGTGTTACTAAAGAAAGGGTTAGACAAATTGAAAGCATGGCTTTGCGAAAACTTAAACATCCCAACAGAATTAAATTATTGAAAAACTTTTTAATTTATGGTTCTTAA
- the ahbA gene encoding siroheme decarboxylase subunit alpha yields the protein MVLNISPTTEKELLSIIQKEFPLEKRPFLKIGERLNIKEEEVIKYLEYLKKKRILRQISAIFNPWFFGHRSSLFAFKVPPEKLDKAISIINKHPGISHNYLRNHDYNLWFILVSLPEKDPLDEADKLAKLCEVEDYLYLPALRTFKISAVFGDKISDFDKEEIIDIETTVEANKNITEKDKILVKILQEPLPLVKTPFKEIAKFLGIKEEDLFLWIREMKEKGALRRFGALLKHNKLGFKVNVMVAWETKRDKIDFLIEKLSKELLITHCYERKTYPNWKYNLYTMCHFKEEKEKEKILLLAQKYSIKNFIMLETVKELKKIRLKLFYELE from the coding sequence ATGGTTCTTAATATTTCTCCTACGACTGAAAAAGAACTTTTAAGTATAATTCAAAAAGAATTTCCTTTAGAAAAACGCCCTTTTTTAAAAATAGGAGAAAGGCTAAATATAAAAGAAGAAGAAGTAATTAAATATTTAGAATATCTCAAAAAAAAGAGGATTTTAAGGCAAATTTCAGCTATATTTAATCCTTGGTTTTTTGGTCACAGATCTTCGCTTTTTGCCTTTAAAGTTCCTCCAGAAAAACTTGATAAAGCAATTTCAATTATTAATAAACATCCAGGAATAAGCCATAATTATTTGAGAAATCATGATTATAATCTTTGGTTTATTTTAGTTAGTTTGCCAGAGAAAGACCCTTTAGATGAAGCTGATAAATTAGCTAAACTTTGTGAAGTGGAGGATTATTTATATTTACCTGCTTTAAGAACTTTTAAAATTTCTGCAGTTTTTGGAGATAAAATTTCTGACTTTGATAAAGAAGAAATTATAGATATAGAAACAACTGTTGAAGCTAATAAAAATATTACAGAAAAAGACAAAATTTTGGTAAAGATATTACAAGAACCTCTACCTTTAGTTAAAACCCCTTTTAAAGAAATAGCAAAATTTCTTGGTATTAAAGAGGAAGATTTATTTTTATGGATTAGAGAAATGAAAGAAAAGGGTGCTTTAAGAAGGTTTGGAGCACTTTTGAAACACAACAAATTGGGATTTAAAGTAAATGTAATGGTGGCTTGGGAAACAAAAAGGGATAAGATAGATTTTCTTATTGAAAAACTTTCTAAAGAACTTTTAATAACCCATTGTTATGAAAGAAAGACCTATCCCAATTGGAAATATAATCTTTATACCATGTGCCATTTTAAAGAAGAAAAAGAAAAAGAAAAAATACTACTTCTTGCCCAAAAATATAGTATTAAAAACTTTATTATGCTTGAAACCGTAAAAGAATTAAAAAAAATAAGATTAAAGCTGTTTTATGAGTTAGAATAA
- a CDS encoding sulfite exporter TauE/SafE family protein, which translates to MNLPFVYTFPISGVTTSILIPPLVSFLISFLCASGGISGAFLLLPFQVSILGFTTPSVSATNHLYNVFAIPFGVYRYWKEKRFYYPLTLIIILGTFPGVIIGYLLRISFFEELKRFKLLVGLVLLTIAIRLIYEFFAVKKETKFSPEPPKTLTFNWRKIEFIYSQEHFKLNSLIISSLAFFIGIIGGIYGIGGGALMAPILLAFFRIPAYVFAGATLAGTCITSIVGVIVFALGGHPPDWLLGLLLGIGGAFGLSLGARIQKYMPQRLIRIIITGAVLFISINYVISFFK; encoded by the coding sequence ATGAATTTACCTTTTGTATATACCTTTCCTATTTCTGGTGTAACTACTTCTATTTTAATACCTCCTCTGGTTAGTTTTTTAATATCCTTTTTATGTGCCTCTGGTGGAATAAGTGGTGCTTTTTTATTGCTTCCTTTTCAAGTAAGTATTCTTGGATTTACTACCCCTTCTGTAAGTGCTACCAATCACCTATATAACGTATTTGCTATCCCTTTTGGAGTTTATAGATATTGGAAAGAAAAAAGATTTTATTATCCTCTAACTTTAATAATTATCTTAGGAACTTTCCCAGGAGTAATTATAGGTTATCTTTTAAGAATTTCCTTTTTTGAAGAGTTGAAAAGATTTAAATTATTAGTTGGTCTTGTGCTCTTAACTATTGCTATAAGATTAATATATGAATTTTTTGCAGTTAAAAAGGAAACTAAATTTTCCCCAGAACCTCCAAAAACATTAACTTTTAATTGGAGAAAAATAGAATTTATTTATTCTCAAGAGCATTTTAAATTAAATTCTCTTATTATTTCTTCTCTTGCTTTTTTTATTGGAATAATTGGAGGAATTTATGGAATTGGTGGAGGAGCGTTAATGGCTCCTATTTTACTTGCTTTTTTTAGAATACCAGCTTATGTTTTTGCAGGAGCAACCCTTGCTGGAACTTGTATCACCTCTATAGTAGGAGTTATAGTTTTTGCTTTGGGTGGACACCCTCCTGATTGGCTATTGGGACTACTTTTAGGAATAGGAGGAGCTTTTGGTCTTTCCTTAGGAGCAAGAATTCAAAAATATATGCCTCAAAGATTAATAAGAATAATAATTACAGGAGCAGTTCTTTTTATCTCTATCAATTATGTGATTTCCTTTTTTAAGTAG
- a CDS encoding M48 family metalloprotease, translating to MRIITFLILLFFTFFINSCTTSNSNKPFFTLIPEEKEIELGKLYTPFSIDEFEGLYPEEKIQNYVNNVGLKIAKIAERKVPYKFYVVNSGIINAFALPGGPVVITRGLLLQLDNESQLAGVLAHELGHINARHHVKFLEKQLALSMLLQIGSLLVPQDLTGEILLQLGQVSASLLTLKFSRDQEREADKYGFLYAFEAGYSPQGMIEVFEKFKKMEKKRPPEWLSTHPLPELRIKEVKEYIATFRPTGILIKDTQKFQEIRKLILQTKESYDYVENGKKAYKDGRKEEAKNLFERALKLYPKNTVALIYLAKLEMEEGNLNKAKEYSECSLKYDPNFFTANIISGIINFKLKNYESALKFFEKGKSLIPFNGVSYYYAGRTYEEKGNFNLALKNYEKALELGPKNEPWYRDCYYRYDKLRRF from the coding sequence ATGAGGATTATTACATTTCTAATTCTTTTATTTTTTACTTTTTTTATAAATTCCTGTACCACATCTAACTCTAATAAACCTTTTTTCACTCTTATTCCAGAAGAAAAAGAAATAGAATTAGGAAAACTTTATACCCCCTTCTCAATCGATGAATTTGAAGGACTTTATCCTGAAGAAAAAATCCAAAACTATGTAAATAATGTAGGTCTAAAAATTGCTAAAATTGCAGAAAGAAAGGTTCCTTACAAATTCTATGTAGTAAATTCAGGTATTATAAATGCTTTTGCGCTTCCTGGTGGACCAGTAGTTATTACAAGAGGACTTCTTTTGCAACTTGATAATGAAAGCCAATTGGCTGGAGTCCTTGCTCATGAATTAGGACACATTAATGCAAGACATCATGTAAAATTCTTAGAAAAACAGTTAGCCTTAAGTATGCTTTTACAAATTGGAAGTTTACTTGTTCCTCAAGACCTAACTGGAGAAATATTGCTTCAGCTTGGTCAAGTTTCAGCTTCTCTTTTAACCCTTAAATTTAGTAGAGATCAAGAAAGAGAAGCAGATAAATATGGATTCCTTTATGCTTTTGAAGCTGGTTATTCACCCCAAGGAATGATAGAAGTTTTTGAGAAATTTAAAAAAATGGAGAAAAAAAGACCACCTGAATGGCTCTCCACTCACCCTCTACCAGAATTAAGAATTAAAGAAGTTAAAGAATATATAGCAACTTTTAGACCAACAGGTATTCTTATAAAGGACACTCAAAAGTTTCAAGAAATTAGAAAGCTTATCCTTCAAACTAAAGAATCTTATGATTATGTAGAAAATGGGAAAAAAGCTTATAAAGATGGAAGAAAAGAAGAAGCTAAAAATCTTTTTGAAAGAGCCTTAAAGCTTTATCCAAAAAATACAGTTGCTTTGATTTATTTAGCAAAATTGGAGATGGAAGAAGGAAATCTAAATAAAGCTAAGGAATATTCAGAATGCTCCCTTAAATATGACCCCAATTTTTTTACTGCTAATATAATTTCTGGAATAATTAATTTTAAACTTAAAAATTATGAGAGTGCCCTAAAATTTTTTGAAAAAGGAAAATCTTTAATTCCCTTTAACGGAGTTTCCTATTATTATGCAGGAAGAACCTATGAAGAAAAGGGAAATTTCAATTTAGCTTTAAAAAATTATGAAAAGGCTTTAGAATTAGGACCTAAAAATGAACCTTGGTATAGAGATTGTTATTATAGATATGATAAACTAAGAAGGTTTTAA
- the sixA gene encoding phosphohistidine phosphatase SixA has protein sequence MRVYLVQHGIPKPESEDPQKSLSEIGKVEVEKVAQVLKKSGIKVSKIFHSGKLRAKQTAEIMGDYLNPLEGITEAEGLNPLDSPEIWAEKLSVLKDDIMLVGHLPHLQKLCSLLVINNPEKPIIKFRQGGVVALERDDKGNWIICWTLYPEFVL, from the coding sequence ATGAGAGTTTATTTGGTTCAACATGGTATACCAAAGCCAGAAAGTGAGGATCCTCAAAAATCTCTTTCTGAAATTGGCAAAGTAGAAGTTGAAAAGGTTGCTCAAGTTCTCAAAAAATCAGGAATAAAGGTTTCAAAAATTTTTCACTCAGGAAAACTAAGAGCTAAGCAAACAGCAGAAATTATGGGAGATTATCTAAATCCTTTAGAAGGTATAACTGAGGCAGAGGGACTAAATCCCCTTGATTCTCCAGAGATATGGGCTGAAAAATTATCTGTTTTAAAAGATGATATAATGTTAGTTGGGCATTTACCTCATCTTCAAAAACTTTGCTCTTTATTAGTGATCAATAATCCAGAAAAGCCTATTATTAAATTTAGACAGGGAGGGGTTGTAGCCCTTGAAAGAGATGATAAAGGTAATTGGATAATTTGTTGGACTCTTTATCCAGAATTTGTTTTATAA
- a CDS encoding Do family serine endopeptidase: MVKVYKALIGIFLIFLYFSPVKALEKPEVFIPEENSKLLLDEFSFVSGKFTDYLIVYSPENNGIYFIWDVTSTYVESIPSEALKKDNKILENFLFYLKGLNYTKKKFDNNLNIDISNEPQHSKDGKLTAKIIPYQGKQIISLVRTSDNKELAKLFIFKNREWIILTPSGYYSASDFAGKYLNVKLGDKVYKMDDFEKVFYRPDIVEAALEGKSISELKFPNIKLPDIKNETKYNMIVTEVLSNFPFEKAGGKIWDIIYSLNGKTFYESTNKDLAKEFSEYIKSLPAGSYEMTLIREGRKITTTINLPNISSTPRLGITILTIENNPQFYFLEALKNVSSREDLKNVAQLLEIAKALSPEWADIYYNLGLVYEELSYYDKAAENFSKYVDFVKDKNSVEAKNMTFRIEENRKKYEKLEYIKKRMVEVMGEKQDYDEVIYYKYGNIRFKYDKSNQIVMINPAFTEQEFLKKNFERTWVWWDINSKRLPFFPVKFDGRYFEVRYFGVFPDIMSNNLKISLFLIKGEINMDTSTVKISKFRHDIYGYSRDNVEEAFRQANNMISTFKLDEIEDSKYELLIGTEKPIERHLIWRNPIEVYKIE, from the coding sequence ATGGTTAAAGTATATAAAGCTTTAATAGGAATTTTTCTAATATTTTTGTATTTTTCCCCTGTAAAAGCATTAGAAAAACCAGAAGTTTTTATACCTGAAGAAAATAGCAAATTGCTTTTAGATGAATTTTCTTTTGTTTCAGGAAAGTTTACAGATTACTTAATAGTTTATTCACCTGAAAATAACGGAATTTACTTTATATGGGATGTTACGAGTACTTATGTAGAGTCAATTCCTTCGGAGGCATTAAAAAAAGATAATAAGATTTTAGAAAATTTTTTATTTTATCTCAAGGGATTGAACTATACAAAAAAGAAATTTGATAATAATTTAAACATAGATATAAGTAATGAACCTCAACATTCTAAGGATGGTAAATTAACTGCAAAAATTATTCCATACCAAGGAAAGCAAATTATAAGCTTAGTAAGAACATCGGATAATAAAGAACTTGCAAAACTTTTTATTTTTAAAAACAGAGAGTGGATAATTCTTACACCATCAGGTTATTATAGTGCAAGCGATTTTGCAGGAAAATATCTGAATGTTAAACTCGGTGATAAAGTTTATAAAATGGATGACTTTGAAAAAGTTTTCTATCGTCCAGATATTGTTGAAGCAGCTCTTGAGGGAAAATCTATATCAGAATTAAAGTTCCCGAATATAAAGTTGCCTGATATTAAGAATGAAACAAAATACAACATGATTGTAACAGAAGTTTTGTCTAATTTTCCTTTCGAAAAAGCAGGTGGCAAAATTTGGGATATTATTTATTCTTTAAATGGTAAGACTTTTTATGAATCAACTAATAAAGATTTGGCAAAAGAATTTAGTGAATATATAAAAAGCTTACCCGCAGGTTCTTATGAAATGACTCTCATAAGAGAAGGAAGAAAAATTACTACAACTATAAATCTTCCTAATATATCATCTACACCAAGGTTAGGAATTACTATTTTAACTATTGAAAACAATCCTCAATTTTATTTTTTAGAAGCTTTAAAAAATGTGTCATCAAGGGAAGACTTGAAAAATGTTGCACAATTGCTTGAAATAGCCAAAGCATTATCTCCAGAATGGGCTGATATTTATTATAACTTGGGATTAGTTTATGAGGAACTAAGTTACTACGATAAAGCTGCAGAGAATTTTTCTAAATATGTAGATTTTGTAAAAGACAAGAATTCTGTAGAAGCTAAAAATATGACTTTTAGAATTGAGGAGAATAGAAAGAAATATGAGAAATTGGAATATATAAAGAAAAGAATGGTAGAAGTAATGGGAGAAAAGCAAGATTATGATGAAGTTATATATTATAAGTATGGAAATATAAGATTTAAATACGACAAATCAAATCAAATAGTAATGATAAATCCTGCTTTTACTGAACAAGAATTTCTTAAAAAGAATTTTGAAAGAACATGGGTATGGTGGGATATAAATTCAAAACGACTTCCTTTTTTCCCTGTTAAATTTGATGGCAGATATTTTGAAGTTAGATATTTTGGTGTTTTTCCAGACATAATGTCAAACAACCTGAAAATTTCTCTATTTTTAATAAAGGGCGAAATAAATATGGATACTTCTACGGTCAAAATATCAAAGTTTAGGCACGATATTTATGGATATAGTCGAGACAATGTTGAAGAAGCATTTAGGCAAGCAAATAATATGATATCAACTTTCAAGTTGGATGAAATTGAAGATTCTAAGTATGAGTTGTTAATAGGCACAGAAAAGCCTATAGAAAGGCATCTTATATGGCGTAATCCGATAGAGGTTTATAAAATTGAATAG
- a CDS encoding serpin family protein — protein MKKLVNVFLMVLVMFFCNIAMADTDNDLKVVSQGINKFSFDLYKKLKDKNKEKDKNKEENLFYSPASISIALAMTYAGARGNTEKQMANVLNFTLPQDRLHPAYSKLIENLKSNKDYELSIANALWLQKDYKCLQAFLNIMEKYYKGGFNEVDYKTNPEGARIKINDWVSRETKEKIKDILNPGDITKLTRLVLTNAIYFKGKWLTEFDKTATRDEDFYLINGQKTKVKMMFQENRFNYYENDDLQLLEIPYKGNKISMVIILPKVGKFKTVENMMDEKKLQEWLKSATEKEVKAYIPRFKFTQRFDLSEDLSKMGMEDAFDENKADFSGINGRKNDLYISKVIHKAFVDVNEEGTEAAAATAVIIFTKSAPIIEKPVIFKADHPFIFLVRDKEASSILFMGRVMDPNKE, from the coding sequence ATGAAAAAGTTAGTTAACGTATTTTTAATGGTCTTAGTAATGTTCTTTTGTAATATAGCTATGGCAGATACAGACAACGATTTAAAAGTTGTATCACAGGGTATAAACAAGTTTAGTTTTGATTTATATAAAAAACTAAAAGATAAAAATAAAGAAAAAGATAAAAATAAAGAAGAGAACCTCTTTTATTCACCTGCTAGTATATCAATTGCTCTTGCAATGACCTATGCTGGAGCAAGGGGGAATACGGAAAAGCAGATGGCTAATGTATTAAACTTTACTCTTCCACAAGATCGTCTTCATCCAGCTTACTCTAAGCTAATTGAAAATTTAAAATCTAATAAGGATTATGAACTCAGTATTGCTAATGCTTTATGGTTGCAAAAGGATTATAAGTGTCTTCAGGCATTTTTAAATATAATGGAAAAATATTATAAAGGTGGATTTAACGAAGTAGATTATAAAACAAATCCTGAAGGTGCACGAATAAAAATTAATGATTGGGTTTCAAGAGAAACAAAAGAAAAGATTAAAGATATATTAAATCCAGGAGATATAACAAAACTTACAAGATTGGTGCTTACAAATGCTATTTATTTTAAAGGAAAGTGGCTAACAGAATTTGATAAGACGGCTACGAGGGATGAAGATTTTTATTTAATAAATGGCCAAAAAACTAAGGTTAAAATGATGTTCCAGGAAAACAGGTTTAATTATTACGAAAACGACGATCTTCAATTATTGGAGATACCTTATAAAGGTAATAAAATTTCAATGGTTATAATCTTACCAAAAGTAGGAAAGTTTAAAACAGTTGAAAATATGATGGATGAAAAGAAATTACAAGAGTGGTTGAAAAGTGCTACGGAAAAGGAAGTTAAAGCATATATTCCAAGATTTAAATTTACACAAAGGTTTGACTTAAGTGAAGATTTGTCTAAGATGGGTATGGAAGATGCTTTTGACGAAAATAAAGCTGACTTTTCAGGGATTAATGGTCGAAAAAATGATCTTTATATAAGTAAAGTTATTCACAAAGCATTTGTAGATGTAAATGAAGAGGGAACAGAAGCTGCAGCAGCTACCGCTGTAATAATATTTACAAAATCAGCACCAATTATTGAAAAACCAGTAATATTTAAAGCCGACCATCCTTTTATCTTTTTGGTACGTGATAAAGAGGCGAGCTCTATTTTGTTTATGGGAAGAGTTATGGACCCCAATAAGGAGTAG